GAGACCGCCATCGGACCGACTTCGCGCAGCAGGTCGATGGCCACCGGGTGCAGCGGCATCCGCAGCATGACGGTCCCGTTGGCGTCGCCGAGGTCCCAGTGCAACGACGGCGCATGCCGGACCACCAGGCTCAGCGCCCCCGGCCAGAACGCCTGGATCAGTTCGCGTGCGGCGGGCGGCACCGTGTAGACCAGCCCGTCGATGGTGTGCCAGGACCCGACGAGCACACCGACGGGCATGTCCCGCCCCCGGTTCTTGGCGGCGAGCAGGGCGCCGACCGCCTCGCTGTTGAAGGCGTCGGCACCGATCCCGTACACGGTGTCGGTGGGCAGCACGACCAGTCCCCCACCCTTGACGGCGCTGACCGCGGACGTCAGACCGGTGGCCCGCTGGTCGGGGTCGGAGCAGTCGAACAGCTGGGTCATGGCTCCTCGCTCAGGCGCTCGTCGGGTTCGGTCCACATGATGCGCTCGCAGGCGTCGCGCATGGGCCTAGCTTCTCACCGCGGTCACGAAGCGGTGCCGACCGGCCAGGTCGCG
This region of Mycolicibacterium diernhoferi genomic DNA includes:
- a CDS encoding L-threonylcarbamoyladenylate synthase; amino-acid sequence: MTQLFDCSDPDQRATGLTSAVSAVKGGGLVVLPTDTVYGIGADAFNSEAVGALLAAKNRGRDMPVGVLVGSWHTIDGLVYTVPPAARELIQAFWPGALSLVVRHAPSLHWDLGDANGTVMLRMPLHPVAIDLLREVGPMAVSSANISGHPAAVTAAEAQAQLGARVEVYLDGGPSPQGAASTIVDVSTSQPRVLREGPVSVADVARVLGVDAATLAPEGPGEA